In one window of Oceanispirochaeta sp. M1 DNA:
- a CDS encoding RloB family protein, which translates to MSFGLCRGSLFCSFSVLSKTVSISSIQVNALYFLVATIASFLSVFWFSSLQFPHKDDFSDSDFNTAITNAESYGFKVAYSNQAFEYWLILHFNDHQGGSIHRDSYNSIINK; encoded by the coding sequence GTGTCATTTGGACTTTGTCGGGGCAGTCTGTTTTGCTCTTTTTCTGTGCTGAGTAAAACGGTTTCCATAAGTTCCATACAGGTAAACGCCCTGTATTTCCTGGTGGCCACCATAGCCTCGTTCCTCTCAGTGTTCTGGTTCTCCAGCCTGCAGTTCCCTCATAAAGATGATTTTTCTGATTCGGATTTCAATACTGCCATTACAAATGCAGAATCGTATGGTTTTAAAGTTGCATATTCAAATCAGGCTTTTGAATACTGGTTAATATTGCATTTTAACGATCATCAAGGTGGTTCAATTCATCGAGATTCATATAATTCTATAATAAATAAATAG